In Alkalihalobacillus sp. TS-13, the following are encoded in one genomic region:
- a CDS encoding putative holin-like toxin yields the protein MTVYQALSIMLTFGLLIVAILSFHKK from the coding sequence ATGACAGTTTACCAAGCACTTTCAATTATGCTCACATTTGGGCTTCTGATCGTTGCGATACTGTCTTTCCACAAAAAATAG
- the phaQ gene encoding poly-beta-hydroxybutyrate-responsive repressor, with the protein MSRKKGTNDSTPNDEKVIASVPKNLMIPVLLLSLRGWNLHGYKLIQQLTQFGFPSIDQGNVYRTLRQLEKEKMVKSEWDTSTGGPARRIYSLTDAGEDYLKAWAGSLEQYQSILNRFFTMYTDMFMPASLTDRNKKDEE; encoded by the coding sequence ATGTCAAGGAAAAAGGGTACGAATGACTCAACACCAAATGATGAGAAAGTGATCGCCAGCGTTCCGAAAAACTTAATGATACCTGTACTCTTGTTAAGTCTGCGCGGCTGGAATTTGCATGGTTATAAACTGATTCAACAGTTGACCCAATTTGGTTTCCCGTCTATTGACCAGGGAAATGTTTATCGAACACTTAGACAATTAGAAAAAGAGAAGATGGTAAAGTCTGAATGGGATACGTCAACAGGTGGACCGGCAAGGCGAATCTACTCCTTAACCGATGCTGGTGAGGATTATCTAAAAGCGTGGGCGGGATCTCTTGAGCAATACCAATCGATTCTTAACCGTTTCTTTACAATGTATACGGATATGTTCATGCCTGCATCTTTAACAGATCGTAATAAAAAAGATGAAGAGTAA
- a CDS encoding acetyl-CoA C-acetyltransferase: protein MSQKEIAIVSAVRTPIGNFNGSLKDISATKLGALVVKSALEKCGINPDLVNEVIMGNVLQAGLGQNPTRQASILAGIPKEVPALTINKVCGSGLKAVHLAAQSILVGDADIVVAGGMENMSQAPYLLKGARSGFRMGDQKVVDSMVHDGLWCAFNDYHMGITGENLCEQYELTREELDQFAARSQQKAVAAIEASRFKDEIVPVEIPQRKGESIVFARDEFPRAGTNAEKLAGLRPAFKKDGIVTAGNASGVNDGAAAVVVMSKQKADKLGLEPLATIRANASAGVDPSIMGIGPVPATKKALEKAGLSIEDINLIEANEAFAAQSVAVGKELKFDEEILNVNGGAIALGHPIGASGTRILVTLLHELKRRDGRYGLATLCIGGGQGVATVIERS from the coding sequence TTGTCGCAAAAAGAAATAGCCATTGTAAGTGCAGTCCGGACACCAATCGGAAATTTTAATGGAAGTTTAAAAGATATTTCAGCTACAAAATTAGGCGCTCTTGTTGTTAAATCAGCATTAGAAAAGTGCGGAATAAACCCTGATCTAGTAAATGAAGTGATTATGGGGAATGTACTTCAAGCCGGATTGGGTCAAAACCCAACGCGGCAAGCTTCGATTCTAGCTGGCATACCTAAAGAGGTACCGGCTTTGACAATAAATAAAGTCTGCGGATCCGGATTAAAAGCGGTTCATTTGGCGGCACAATCCATTTTAGTCGGTGATGCCGACATTGTTGTTGCAGGTGGTATGGAGAACATGAGCCAGGCGCCGTATTTATTAAAAGGTGCTCGCTCAGGATTCCGCATGGGTGACCAAAAAGTAGTCGATAGCATGGTTCACGACGGCTTATGGTGTGCATTTAACGATTATCATATGGGGATTACCGGAGAAAACCTCTGTGAACAATATGAGTTGACCAGGGAAGAACTTGATCAGTTTGCTGCCCGCAGTCAACAAAAAGCGGTGGCAGCAATTGAGGCTTCTCGCTTTAAAGATGAAATTGTTCCGGTTGAAATTCCGCAGCGAAAAGGCGAATCAATCGTGTTTGCAAGGGATGAATTTCCTAGAGCAGGAACAAATGCTGAAAAACTAGCAGGATTACGTCCAGCGTTCAAAAAAGACGGTATCGTAACTGCCGGCAATGCTTCAGGTGTAAATGATGGAGCTGCCGCCGTTGTTGTCATGAGTAAGCAAAAAGCAGATAAATTGGGCCTTGAGCCGCTTGCAACAATCCGGGCGAATGCAAGTGCAGGGGTTGATCCAAGCATTATGGGAATTGGCCCGGTTCCAGCTACGAAAAAAGCATTGGAAAAAGCAGGCCTTTCCATTGAAGACATAAATCTTATTGAAGCAAACGAAGCTTTTGCTGCACAGTCGGTAGCTGTTGGAAAAGAGTTGAAATTTGATGAAGAGATCTTAAATGTAAATGGCGGAGCAATCGCATTAGGACACCCGATTGGCGCAAGCGGGACGCGCATTTTAGTAACGTTACTTCATGAATTAAAGCGGAGAGATGGGCGTTACGGGTTAGCAACATTATGCATTGGCGGCGGTCAAGGTGTTGCAACAGTGATTGAGCGTTCATAA
- a CDS encoding Gfo/Idh/MocA family protein: protein MNLTVGVIGAGIIAVDHFKAIEQMEGLRTVAVVDVNEQKVNLFSKCYGILGYTDYREMILLEKPDIIIVTLPHYLHKEAAIFAAEQGCHILLEKPMALDTAECNKILQAVESNNVMLMVGHIQHYFAENMMARKILRQKRLGKLIMVNENRHMDYFTSDRPGWFLQSEKSGGGIVMNLGAHCIDKIQWILETRFKKGIAKLSYDTNELEVESDVEGSGILYLETIDGVPVTISLAGYKVVPKHVTELIFTNGMMKVEVGKGLWINQTGTYEEVPCETEVSPFISQLQELVDAIYGRSEITNTGTYAKSIIQVIEGCYRSHREGKVIDFPEVSE, encoded by the coding sequence ATGAATTTAACCGTTGGCGTAATCGGTGCAGGCATTATTGCTGTTGATCACTTCAAAGCAATCGAACAGATGGAGGGATTGCGTACTGTAGCTGTTGTAGACGTAAATGAACAGAAAGTAAATCTTTTTTCAAAATGCTATGGAATTTTAGGTTATACCGATTACCGAGAAATGATTTTGCTAGAAAAACCGGACATTATAATCGTAACGTTACCACATTATTTACACAAAGAAGCAGCGATTTTTGCAGCAGAGCAAGGATGTCATATCCTTTTGGAAAAACCGATGGCATTGGATACTGCTGAGTGTAACAAAATCCTGCAAGCAGTAGAAAGCAACAACGTCATGCTGATGGTAGGGCATATCCAGCATTACTTTGCAGAAAACATGATGGCAAGAAAAATCTTGCGCCAAAAGCGTCTTGGTAAGCTCATCATGGTCAATGAAAATCGACATATGGATTACTTCACCTCCGACCGGCCGGGATGGTTTCTACAGTCAGAGAAATCTGGTGGTGGAATCGTCATGAACCTCGGGGCACATTGCATTGATAAAATCCAATGGATATTGGAAACCCGATTTAAAAAAGGAATAGCGAAGTTATCCTATGACACGAATGAGCTTGAAGTAGAAAGCGATGTTGAGGGAAGTGGGATTCTCTATTTGGAGACAATAGACGGAGTTCCGGTTACCATCTCGCTTGCTGGATATAAAGTAGTTCCTAAGCATGTCACTGAACTCATTTTCACAAATGGAATGATGAAGGTAGAGGTTGGGAAGGGACTGTGGATCAACCAGACAGGAACCTATGAAGAGGTCCCTTGTGAGACGGAGGTTTCTCCATTCATCAGTCAATTACAAGAACTTGTCGATGCTATATACGGAAGATCGGAAATAACTAATACAGGAACTTATGCAAAGTCCATTATTCAAGTAATAGAAGGTTGCTATCGATCTCATAGGGAAGGAAAGGTTATTGATTTTCCGGAGGTATCGGAATAG
- a CDS encoding nitronate monooxygenase family protein — MTTKLPERISKELILPVISAPMFLVSSPELVIESCKAGIIGSFPSLNARTEATLEEWMERIRFELVSAKENNPARKVAPWAVNLIVHSSNKRYETDLELVKKYEPPIVITSLGNPSAVVEIVHGYGGLVFSDVATVLHARKASKTGVDGLILVCSGAGGHAGTINSFAFAGAVREFWNGITILAGCISSGRDVLASQALGMDMAYMGTRFISAKESFAPAEYKDMLIDSKLDDLIYTDTFTGVKANYLKSSITKAGIDIERLKSKETVDLSSLNQSDSKAWKNIWSAGQGVNQIHHVQSVTEIVDELKEEYEQAQERLVVTSL; from the coding sequence TTGACTACTAAGCTTCCTGAGCGAATTTCAAAAGAACTTATTTTACCTGTCATTTCTGCACCAATGTTTCTCGTGTCTAGCCCAGAGCTTGTCATCGAAAGCTGTAAAGCAGGGATTATTGGTTCGTTTCCATCATTGAATGCCCGAACAGAAGCGACTTTAGAAGAATGGATGGAAAGAATTCGTTTTGAATTGGTATCTGCCAAAGAAAATAATCCCGCTAGAAAAGTAGCCCCATGGGCAGTAAATCTGATCGTCCACAGTTCTAATAAACGGTACGAAACGGATCTTGAATTAGTAAAAAAATATGAGCCACCAATTGTTATTACGTCTTTAGGTAATCCATCTGCTGTCGTAGAAATCGTCCATGGCTATGGAGGGCTCGTTTTTTCAGATGTGGCGACGGTACTGCATGCTCGGAAGGCTTCCAAAACCGGGGTAGACGGACTAATCCTCGTATGCTCAGGAGCGGGAGGACATGCAGGTACGATCAACAGTTTTGCATTCGCTGGTGCGGTGAGAGAGTTTTGGAATGGAATTACGATACTGGCGGGCTGTATTTCAAGCGGGCGAGATGTTTTGGCTTCACAGGCCTTAGGGATGGATATGGCTTACATGGGGACAAGGTTCATCTCCGCAAAAGAAAGCTTTGCACCTGCCGAATATAAGGATATGCTCATTGATTCCAAGTTAGATGATCTCATCTACACGGATACGTTCACAGGTGTAAAAGCCAATTACTTGAAAAGCAGCATCACCAAAGCAGGTATCGATATCGAACGATTAAAATCTAAGGAGACGGTTGATCTCTCCTCTCTTAATCAATCCGATTCTAAGGCATGGAAGAATATATGGTCCGCCGGACAGGGTGTTAACCAAATCCACCACGTCCAATCCGTCACAGAAATCGTCGACGAGCTTAAGGAAGAATATGAACAAGCACAAGAAAGACTGGTCGTAACTTCTTTATGA
- a CDS encoding PHB depolymerase family esterase, whose translation MYFLWVLKDTLIKSIQMTHKNEEIKYVKFRHTDRYFDTYVQNISGIKGGCDVMSSFSENTFKSYKYKLYVPSLYKAGNDIPLMVMLHGCKQDPNDFAAETKMNDLAEQENFIVLYPKMNRLFNPFNPAQFNLDGCWNWFLDYNQHRQGGQPQIIKGIIDDVKKNYSIEPNKVYAAGLSAGAAMASILGATYPDVFSGIGICSGLPYDAIDVFIPTDPTAQKAKDVMIKGTSDPYECGKMAYEEMGNYKRKMPVIVFHGICDTTVHPINGQQVIIQWGQTNFLVEGGKGKADVTPAFLKAGIVNGRSYTQHVYNDKDGFSLMELWMIDRMGHTWSGGSPDGSYSDPLGPDTSSIIWNFLTHH comes from the coding sequence ATGTATTTTTTGTGGGTTTTAAAGGATACATTAATAAAGTCAATCCAAATGACGCATAAAAATGAGGAAATAAAGTACGTAAAGTTTCGACATACAGATAGGTATTTTGATACCTATGTTCAAAATATTTCTGGAATTAAAGGGGGATGTGATGTTATGAGTAGCTTCTCGGAAAATACATTTAAAAGCTACAAGTATAAACTTTATGTACCGAGCTTATACAAAGCGGGAAACGATATACCTTTAATGGTGATGCTTCATGGTTGTAAACAAGACCCGAATGACTTTGCTGCAGAAACAAAAATGAATGATCTAGCTGAACAAGAAAACTTTATTGTACTTTACCCTAAGATGAATCGCTTGTTTAACCCTTTTAACCCAGCCCAATTTAATCTTGACGGATGCTGGAACTGGTTTTTAGATTATAATCAGCATCGTCAAGGAGGTCAGCCTCAGATCATTAAAGGAATAATCGATGACGTCAAAAAAAATTATAGTATTGAGCCAAATAAGGTGTATGCAGCTGGTTTATCTGCAGGTGCAGCCATGGCTTCCATTCTAGGAGCAACCTATCCAGATGTGTTTAGTGGTATTGGAATATGTTCCGGATTACCGTATGATGCTATAGATGTATTTATTCCAACTGATCCAACGGCACAAAAGGCTAAAGATGTCATGATTAAAGGTACATCTGATCCGTATGAGTGCGGGAAAATGGCCTATGAGGAAATGGGGAATTATAAGAGGAAAATGCCTGTCATTGTTTTTCACGGTATTTGTGATACCACTGTGCACCCGATTAATGGCCAGCAGGTTATTATACAATGGGGTCAAACTAATTTTCTTGTAGAAGGTGGTAAAGGCAAAGCCGATGTTACACCTGCTTTTCTAAAGGCGGGTATTGTAAATGGAAGGAGCTATACACAACATGTTTACAACGATAAGGATGGATTTTCATTAATGGAACTTTGGATGATCGACAGAATGGGACATACATGGTCTGGTGGAAGCCCAGATGGTTCTTATTCGGATCCGTTAGGTCCGGATACTTCATCCATAATATGGAATTTTTTAACGCATCATTAG
- a CDS encoding glycoside hydrolase family 3 N-terminal domain-containing protein, whose protein sequence is MKKKWGKRNSKFGKKLVGSLLATLLVLSAGTPSFSSSASPNSNGIGKGLSKDNGKKWSIIESGEINYATNRGGPTLGYSDHSGVDIIIRAGYAFKDLNKNKKLDQYEDWRLSIEERAEDLASKMSVEQISGLMLYSSHQRIDSAELTESQRSYIVNDNLRHVLFTSVASPETAAQWNNNAQALAEGLGLGIPLNNSSDPRHGSDSSAEFNAGAGGDISMWPESIGLAATFDPKIVEEFGEIASKEYRALGISTALSPQIDIATDPRWYRFPGTFGEDAHLSADMARAYADGFQTSSGEDEITKAWGYTSVNTMAKHWPGGGSGEAGRDAHYPFGKYAVYPGNNFEEHLIPFLNGVFDLKGGTGSVSAIMPYYTISWDQDTKYGENVGNSYSKYMINDLLRNKYGYNGVITTDWGITEDIGYEIDDMEKFGYGTSWGVEDLSVPERFYKVIMNGVDQFGGVDESDDILVAYQMGVEEHGEEFIRNRFEESAVRLLKNVFQVGLFENPYLDVKETAETVGNPEFMEAGFEAQLKSIVMLKNKDKTLPLKAKDNKKLTAYVPERWYPPVKARFGGGVTPGYYEVPFNLDVVQKYFNVTKDPNKADFALVGIKSPDGGLGYSVEDRKNGGNGYLPISLQYGEYTADHARKVSIAGGHPTEDFTNRSYKGKTVTAANTKDLDLVLETREKMGDKPVIVSINMSTPAVLAEFENKVDAILVNFGVQDQALFEVLSGGFEPSGLLPLQMPASMKTVEEQFEDVPHDMDVHVDSEGNAYDFTFGLNWDGVISDERVKKYRK, encoded by the coding sequence ATGAAGAAAAAGTGGGGGAAAAGAAATTCAAAATTCGGTAAAAAATTAGTTGGTAGTTTACTAGCTACTTTATTGGTTTTATCTGCTGGTACACCTTCTTTTTCCAGTAGTGCCAGTCCAAATAGTAATGGGATTGGAAAAGGTTTGTCCAAGGATAACGGAAAAAAATGGTCCATTATTGAATCAGGTGAAATTAATTATGCGACAAATCGAGGCGGTCCGACTCTAGGATATTCTGATCATTCCGGAGTGGATATCATTATTCGTGCTGGATATGCGTTTAAAGATTTGAATAAAAATAAAAAGTTGGATCAGTACGAGGATTGGCGGCTATCTATTGAAGAGCGTGCTGAAGATTTAGCATCTAAAATGTCAGTAGAACAAATTTCTGGTTTAATGCTGTACAGCTCGCATCAAAGGATTGATTCTGCTGAATTAACGGAATCCCAGAGAAGTTATATTGTTAATGATAATCTTCGTCACGTATTGTTTACAAGTGTTGCAAGCCCAGAAACAGCAGCACAGTGGAACAATAATGCTCAAGCGTTAGCTGAAGGATTGGGTTTAGGTATTCCTTTAAATAACAGTTCGGATCCACGTCATGGATCGGATTCTAGTGCAGAATTTAATGCTGGAGCTGGTGGAGATATATCGATGTGGCCAGAGTCCATTGGGTTAGCTGCTACTTTTGATCCTAAAATTGTTGAAGAATTTGGTGAAATTGCTTCAAAGGAGTATCGTGCACTTGGAATTTCAACCGCACTTTCTCCACAAATTGATATTGCAACTGATCCCCGTTGGTATCGGTTCCCGGGTACATTTGGTGAAGATGCTCACCTTTCAGCAGACATGGCTCGAGCCTATGCCGATGGATTCCAAACATCAAGCGGAGAAGATGAAATTACTAAAGCATGGGGATACACAAGTGTCAATACAATGGCCAAACACTGGCCTGGCGGTGGATCCGGTGAAGCTGGACGTGATGCGCATTATCCGTTTGGGAAATACGCCGTTTATCCAGGAAACAACTTTGAAGAACATCTTATTCCATTTTTAAACGGTGTATTTGACTTAAAAGGTGGAACCGGTTCAGTTTCTGCAATCATGCCTTACTACACCATTTCATGGGATCAAGATACTAAGTATGGAGAAAACGTTGGTAATTCATATAGTAAATATATGATCAATGATCTTCTTAGAAATAAATATGGTTATAATGGAGTTATCACTACAGACTGGGGAATTACCGAGGATATTGGTTATGAAATCGACGATATGGAGAAATTCGGTTATGGAACCTCATGGGGTGTTGAAGATCTTTCTGTTCCGGAACGATTTTATAAAGTTATTATGAACGGTGTGGATCAGTTTGGTGGTGTTGATGAATCAGATGATATTTTAGTTGCTTATCAAATGGGTGTTGAGGAGCATGGAGAAGAATTCATACGAAACCGCTTTGAGGAATCTGCAGTTAGATTGTTAAAAAATGTGTTCCAAGTAGGTTTATTTGAAAATCCTTACCTTGATGTCAAAGAAACAGCTGAGACTGTCGGTAATCCAGAATTCATGGAAGCGGGTTTTGAAGCACAACTCAAGTCGATTGTTATGTTAAAGAACAAGGATAAGACGCTACCACTAAAAGCAAAAGATAACAAAAAATTAACAGCTTATGTACCGGAACGCTGGTACCCTCCTGTGAAAGCTCGTTTTGGTGGAGGGGTGACACCAGGTTACTATGAAGTTCCATTTAATCTTGATGTTGTTCAAAAATATTTTAATGTAACGAAAGATCCTAATAAAGCAGACTTTGCACTTGTTGGAATAAAAAGTCCAGATGGCGGACTTGGTTATTCTGTAGAAGATCGTAAAAATGGTGGAAATGGTTACTTACCAATTAGTTTACAATACGGCGAATATACAGCTGATCATGCTAGAAAGGTAAGTATAGCTGGTGGACATCCAACAGAAGATTTCACAAATAGATCTTACAAGGGTAAAACAGTAACAGCTGCAAATACAAAAGATCTTGATCTTGTACTTGAAACTAGAGAGAAAATGGGTGACAAGCCTGTAATTGTTTCAATCAACATGAGTACTCCGGCAGTACTTGCTGAATTTGAAAATAAAGTTGATGCAATTCTAGTAAATTTCGGTGTTCAAGACCAAGCATTGTTTGAAGTCTTATCCGGTGGTTTTGAACCTTCCGGGCTTCTGCCACTGCAAATGCCGGCCAGCATGAAAACCGTAGAAGAACAATTTGAAGACGTTCCACACGACATGGACGTGCATGTAGACTCAGAAGGAAATGCTTATGACTTCACATTTGGCCTTAACTGGGATGGCGTTATCTCAGACGAAAGAGTAAAAAAATATAGAAAATAA
- the phaR gene encoding polyhydroxyalkanoic acid synthase subunit PhaR yields the protein MTQQKNIDPLELWKDFYNQSESYWSNVLDEKIKEEYFSEWMGKVLETNLLFKKMLDETTESYLTQVNIPTRNDFSNIASLIINVDSKLDNLEELIEETSTNQVNQAELKREMARVKNNIKSLDSKLDEIFTLLNEKNNTENTKKTAEKQQNK from the coding sequence ATGACTCAACAAAAAAACATTGATCCATTGGAACTGTGGAAAGACTTTTATAACCAGTCGGAATCCTATTGGAGTAACGTATTGGATGAAAAAATCAAGGAAGAGTATTTCTCGGAGTGGATGGGGAAAGTCTTGGAAACGAATCTTCTTTTCAAGAAAATGTTGGATGAAACGACAGAAAGTTATCTAACTCAAGTGAATATTCCTACTCGAAATGACTTTTCAAACATCGCATCTCTCATCATCAATGTTGACTCAAAACTTGATAATTTAGAAGAATTGATTGAAGAAACTAGTACAAATCAAGTAAACCAAGCAGAACTGAAACGTGAAATGGCACGTGTGAAAAATAATATCAAAAGTCTGGACAGTAAACTTGATGAAATCTTTACCTTATTAAATGAAAAAAACAACACAGAAAACACCAAAAAAACGGCTGAGAAACAACAAAACAAATAG
- a CDS encoding 3-oxoacyl-ACP reductase, whose protein sequence is MADLNNRVAIVTGGAKGIGEAISREFARNGVKVVINYNSSKGPAEELIAELKEVGGEAYAVQADVSNLDESKKLVEETIDHFGTLDFVVNNAGITRDSTFKKLSEEDWRTVIDVNLNSIYNTTSAALPYLFKSDAGRIINISSIIGQAGGFGQTNYAAAKSGMIGYTKSLALELAKSGITVNSVCPGFIDTDMIREIPENIREQIVAKIPKRRFGKPEEIARGVIFLCKDSGYITGQQLNINGGLYM, encoded by the coding sequence ATGGCGGATTTAAACAACCGAGTAGCAATAGTAACAGGCGGCGCAAAAGGAATCGGTGAAGCAATTTCAAGGGAATTTGCTAGGAACGGTGTAAAAGTCGTAATCAACTACAACAGCAGTAAAGGACCGGCAGAAGAGCTAATTGCAGAACTTAAGGAAGTCGGCGGAGAAGCATACGCGGTGCAGGCAGATGTTTCAAATTTGGACGAATCTAAAAAACTGGTAGAAGAAACTATTGATCATTTCGGCACATTAGATTTCGTTGTTAATAATGCAGGAATTACACGTGACTCTACTTTCAAAAAACTTAGTGAAGAAGACTGGAGAACCGTAATTGACGTGAATTTGAACAGTATTTACAATACAACCTCAGCTGCCTTGCCTTACCTTTTTAAATCCGATGCAGGACGCATTATTAATATTTCCTCTATTATCGGGCAGGCAGGGGGCTTCGGACAAACAAACTATGCTGCGGCAAAATCAGGAATGATTGGTTACACAAAATCTCTAGCGCTTGAGCTTGCCAAAAGTGGAATTACAGTTAATTCCGTTTGCCCAGGATTTATTGACACAGATATGATTAGAGAAATTCCGGAAAATATCCGTGAACAAATTGTCGCTAAAATTCCGAAACGCCGTTTTGGCAAACCAGAAGAAATTGCACGCGGAGTTATATTCCTATGCAAAGATAGCGGATATATCACAGGTCAGCAGTTAAATATTAACGGCGGACTATACATGTAG
- the phaC gene encoding class III poly(R)-hydroxyalkanoic acid synthase subunit PhaC gives MSITDSKEWKQLMETVPNEFQESYSRLARATEVLTTEPDPEVGLTPKEVIWTKNKTKLYRYSSDQSTKFKVPILLVYALINKPYILDLSKGNSLVEYLVNRGFDVYLLDWGTPGYEDKTMKLDDYILDYIPRAVRKVLRISKKDEVSVLGYCMGGTMTSIFAALHPELPIRNLVFMTSPFDFEETGLYGSFLDERYFDIDNVVDTLGLIPPEMIDFGNKMLKPTTNFFGPYVSLVDRANNEQFIRNWKLLQKWISDGVPFPGEAYRQWIRDFYQQNKLIKGELVIRGRKVNLKNITANVLNLSADRDLIAQPHQVKALMDVISSKDKEYVTLPTGHVSVTFGSKAVKITYPTVGDWLEKRSN, from the coding sequence ATGAGCATTACAGATTCAAAAGAGTGGAAACAGCTTATGGAAACAGTGCCTAATGAGTTCCAAGAATCGTATTCCCGTTTAGCAAGGGCAACGGAAGTGTTAACAACCGAACCCGATCCGGAAGTTGGTCTAACACCAAAAGAAGTTATTTGGACAAAAAATAAAACGAAGTTATACCGGTATTCATCCGATCAGTCAACAAAGTTCAAAGTGCCCATCTTATTGGTTTATGCACTTATTAATAAACCGTATATCTTAGATTTATCAAAAGGAAACAGTTTAGTAGAATATTTGGTAAACCGTGGGTTTGACGTGTACCTCCTTGATTGGGGTACTCCAGGTTATGAAGACAAAACAATGAAACTAGATGACTACATTTTGGACTACATACCACGTGCCGTTCGGAAAGTACTGCGGATATCGAAGAAAGATGAAGTTTCTGTCCTTGGCTATTGCATGGGTGGTACAATGACATCTATTTTCGCCGCTCTGCATCCTGAATTACCGATTCGCAACTTAGTATTTATGACAAGTCCATTTGATTTTGAGGAAACAGGCTTATATGGCTCTTTCCTTGATGAGCGATATTTTGACATTGACAATGTTGTAGATACACTGGGTCTTATCCCTCCTGAAATGATTGATTTCGGAAACAAGATGTTAAAACCAACCACAAACTTTTTTGGACCTTACGTTAGTCTTGTCGATCGAGCAAACAACGAACAGTTCATAAGAAACTGGAAACTGTTACAAAAGTGGATATCCGATGGAGTTCCATTCCCAGGTGAAGCGTATCGTCAGTGGATCAGGGATTTCTACCAACAAAATAAGCTGATTAAAGGAGAACTCGTCATTCGCGGTCGTAAGGTTAACTTAAAAAACATTACTGCAAATGTACTCAACTTGTCAGCTGATAGAGACCTTATTGCACAACCGCATCAAGTAAAAGCGTTAATGGACGTCATATCCAGCAAAGATAAAGAGTACGTTACATTGCCAACAGGCCATGTGTCTGTAACATTTGGATCTAAAGCTGTAAAAATAACCTATCCAACTGTCGGTGACTGGTTGGAAAAACGATCAAATTAG
- a CDS encoding NADP-dependent malic enzyme, producing MSIGEESLKLHFKHKGKLSVDVKVPVFDERDLSLVYSPGVADPCRAIFEKAERIYDYTIKGNLVGVVSNGSAVLGLGNIGPDASMPVMEGKAALFKLFAGIDAFPICLKAGTAEEVIETVKRLEPTFGGINLEDISAPDCFVIEEKLKKEMNIPVFHDDQHGTAIVTAAGLINALKVVQKSLDRIKVVVNGAGAAGIAITQLLINMGVKDIIMCDSRGAIFKGRTAGMNTNKVEIAKKTNHHKIEGSLSEALKDADVFIGVSVAGALTREMVKSMNMAPIVFAMANPIPEIMPEEAKSLGVAVIGTGRSDYPNQINNVLAFPGIFKGALEASASEINEAMKLAAVYAIADLIQPHELTEDYVIPNPFDKRVVTSVSSAVAEAAIKTGVSRKKAYITAL from the coding sequence GTGAGTATAGGAGAAGAATCGTTGAAACTTCATTTTAAACACAAAGGTAAATTGAGCGTTGATGTTAAGGTCCCTGTTTTTGATGAAAGAGATTTAAGTTTGGTTTATTCTCCAGGGGTGGCCGATCCATGCAGAGCAATTTTTGAAAAGGCTGAGCGGATTTATGATTATACGATCAAAGGGAATCTTGTAGGCGTTGTATCCAATGGTTCTGCCGTTCTCGGACTAGGGAATATCGGACCTGACGCCTCGATGCCGGTTATGGAAGGAAAAGCAGCACTTTTTAAGTTATTTGCAGGAATTGATGCTTTTCCGATATGCCTAAAGGCAGGCACTGCTGAAGAAGTAATCGAAACAGTAAAACGGCTGGAGCCCACTTTTGGCGGTATTAACCTTGAGGATATCTCTGCGCCAGATTGTTTTGTTATTGAGGAGAAATTGAAAAAAGAGATGAACATCCCCGTCTTTCATGATGATCAGCACGGTACAGCAATCGTTACGGCAGCCGGTTTAATCAATGCTTTAAAAGTAGTCCAAAAATCGTTGGATCGAATCAAAGTCGTGGTTAATGGTGCGGGGGCGGCTGGGATTGCCATTACTCAACTTCTTATTAACATGGGTGTTAAAGATATAATCATGTGTGATTCAAGAGGAGCGATCTTCAAGGGCCGGACAGCTGGCATGAACACGAATAAAGTAGAGATTGCCAAAAAAACAAACCATCACAAGATCGAAGGATCTTTAAGCGAAGCACTTAAAGATGCCGACGTTTTCATCGGCGTTTCCGTAGCCGGTGCATTAACAAGAGAAATGGTAAAATCTATGAACATGGCTCCGATTGTTTTTGCGATGGCTAATCCCATCCCGGAAATTATGCCAGAAGAAGCCAAATCCTTGGGGGTAGCCGTTATCGGTACAGGACGATCGGACTATCCTAACCAAATCAATAATGTTCTAGCCTTTCCTGGAATTTTCAAAGGAGCACTCGAAGCTTCCGCATCCGAAATTAACGAAGCGATGAAGCTTGCAGCCGTTTATGCTATTGCTGATCTTATTCAGCCTCATGAGCTAACAGAAGATTACGTGATTCCGAACCCTTTCGATAAACGGGTTGTAACATCTGTTTCTTCTGCAGTCGCTGAAGCAGCTATTAAAACCGGGGTAAGCCGAAAAAAAGCTTATATTACAGCCCTCTAA